The Choristoneura fumiferana chromosome 10, NRCan_CFum_1, whole genome shotgun sequence genome has a segment encoding these proteins:
- the LOC141432281 gene encoding 3-oxoacyl-[acyl-carrier-protein] reductase FabG-like → MRELRESHRLNTKMDFKNKVVLVTGASSGIGAATARLFAARGARLALVGRNDRNLRATAAARAQPGPGDTPLALVADLATDDGCQLVATQVLQHYGRLDVLVNCAGVMAITSLETADMATFDRVFNTIVRGAFNLTRLVAPALIETKGAIVNVSSVAATLVHVGSLPYGMAKAALNHFTRLTALELAPKGVRVNTVSPGFTNTPFLQRLTGKSDEEHAEFLKAGEARVPMRRLCQPEDVAGVVVYLAGDQCGLVTGADVPVDGGVALVGLGDMLKNLNEEMRK, encoded by the exons ATGAGGGAGCTGCGCGAGAGTCATCGTTTGAATACTAAAATGgatttcaaaaataaagttgtgttagtTACTGGGGCCAGTTCGGGCATCGGCGCGGCGACGGCGCGGCTGttcgcggcgcgcggcgcgcggctcGCGCTGGTGGGACGCAACGACCGCAACCTGCGCGCCAcggccgctgcgcgcgcgcagccgggGCCGGGTGACACGCCGCTCGCTCTCGTCGCTGACCTCGCCACCGACGACGGCTGCCAGCTCGTCGCCACGCAAGTGCTCCAACACTATGGAAG ATTGGACGTGTTAGTGAACTGCGCCGGAGTGATGGCCATCACATCCCTGGAGACAGCGGACATGGCGACTTTCGACCGCGTCTTCAACACCATAGTGCGCGGCGCGTTCAACCTGACGCGGCTCGTGGCGCCCGCCCTGATAGAGACTAAAGGCGCCATCGTTAATGTGTCCAGTGTAGCAGCCACCCTAGTTCATGTTGGAAGCTTGCCTTACGGGATGGCTAAGGCTGCTTTGAATCACTTCACGCGGCTGACAGCTTTGGAACTGGCTCCGAAAGGCGTGAGGGTCAACACTGTTAGCCCTGGGTTTACG AACACACCTTTCCTCCAGCGACTGACGGGCAAATCTGACGAAGAGCACGCGGAGTTCCTCAAAGCGGGCGAGGCTCGGGTCCCCATGCGGCGGCTGTGCCAGCCCGAAGACGTGGCCGGTGTGGTCGTGTATCTCGCCGGCGACCAATGCGGGTTGGTCACAGGGGCTGACGTGCCGGTGGACGGCGGCGTGGCGCTGGTCGGGCTTGGTGATATGCTGAAGAACCTGAATGAGGAGATGAGGAAATAG
- the LOC141432282 gene encoding 3-oxoacyl-[acyl-carrier-protein] reductase FabG-like: MDFSGKVVLVTGASAGIGAATARLFAARGARLALVGRNERNLRATAAACAQPAPGDTPLALVADLATDDGCQLVATQVLQHFGRLDVLVNNAGVGARTNLEKTDMETFDRVFNTDVRGVYNLTRLLAPALIAAKGNIVNISSISATVVVVGTLPYGMAKAALDHFTRLTALELAPKGVRVNTVSPGITVSDFVKRLTGYDDEEYKSWLKVAETTVPMGRVCSAEDVAKTIVFLASDDAALITGTTVQVDGGSALSSGAGTSSLFTQQIKN; this comes from the exons ATGGATTTCTCGGGCAAGGTGGTGCTAGTGACCGGCGCGAGCGCAGGCATCGGCGCGGCGACGGCGCGGCTGttcgcggcgcgcggcgcgcggctcGCGCTGGTGGGACGCAACGAACGCAACCTGCGCGCCACGGCCGCTGCGTGCGCGCAGCCGGCGCCGGGTGACACGCCGCTCGCTCTCGTCGCTGACCTCGCCACCGACGACGGCTGCCAGCTCGTCGCCACGCAAGTGCTCCAACACTTCGGaag GCTGGACGTCCTCGTCAACAACGCAGGAGTGGGCGCCCGCACTAACTTGGAAAAGACCGACATGGAGACGTTTGACCGCGTGTTCAACACGGACGTGCGCGGCGTGTACAACCTGACGCGGCTGCTGGCGCCTGCGCTCATCGCAGCCAAGGGAAACATCGTCAACATATCCAGTATTTCTGCCACAGTGGTCGTTGTTGGCACTCTGCCGTATGGCATGGCTAAG GCAGCACTGGATCACTTCACGCGTCTGACCGCACTCGAGCTGGCCCCGAAGGGCGTGAGGGTCAACACAGTCAGCCCCGGAATTACC GTAAGCGACTTCGTAAAGCGTCTCACCGGCTACGATGACGAGGAGTACAAGAGCTGGCTGAAGGTCGCGGAGACCACGGTGCCCATGGGGCGCGTGTGTTCAGCCGAGGACGTTGCTAAGACCATCGTGTTCCTCGCCAGCGATGACGCCGCTCTGATCACTGGCACCACGGTCCAGGTCGATGGGGGAAGCGCCTTGAGCTCCGGAGCAGGCACTAGCAGCTTGTTCACGCAGCAGATTAAGAACTAA